The following proteins come from a genomic window of Oncorhynchus mykiss isolate Arlee chromosome 19, USDA_OmykA_1.1, whole genome shotgun sequence:
- the LOC110497879 gene encoding zinc-binding protein A33: protein MADRFSLLEKDLSCPVCCEIFREPVILSCSHSFCRACLEETWSKGGTQDCPVCRRRSSRDQPPPNLALRHTCEILLRERKTKDTPGPPKEPTEELTEESAKNATEGMVEEATGGLSQSENTSHRGPQGVCSLHSQKLQLFCLEDECLVCVECVSEHADHSFCSVEKAAGQRREGFRPQLEALQKKMAAFSKAELTCDKMVAHIRVQTQRAERQIKEEFEKLHCFLRDEEVERLGALKEEEEENNKRMKERVDEISEIMSSLLDTIRAVEEKLAVDDDVSFLQSYKMIMERTQSVPEDPQLGSRALIDLAKHLGNLSFQVWEKMQKAVKYTPVVLDPNTAHPSLSLSEDLTSLRSEDKPQSFPDNPERFDFYCDILGSEGFTSGTHSWDVEVGESDDWSVGVASESVSRKIDKESGLWAVGVHDGEPHNMKKKTQRIRVSWDKREVSFFGLSPHIHKLKTIQHKCTERMYPHFYLHSGQTLQILPGKVSLKVENHSV, encoded by the coding sequence ATGGCAGACCGTTTCTCTCTCTTGGAAAAGGATCTGTCATGTCCAGTGTGCTGTGAGATCTTCAGGGAGCCGGTGATCCTCTCCTGCAGCCACAGCTTCTGCAGGGCCTGTTTGGAGGAGACCTGGAGTAAAGGAGGGACGCAAGACTGCCCAGTCTGCAGAAGGAGGTCTTCCAGAGACCAGCCACCTCCCAACCTAGCCCTGAGGCATACCTGTGAGATTCTACTGAGGGAGAGGAAGACCAAGGACACTCCTGGGCCCCCAAAGGAGCCAACCGAGGAGCTGACAGAGGAGTCTGCAAAGAATGCTACAGAGGGGATGGTAGAAGAGGCTACAGGCGGGCTCTCACAGAGTGAAAACACCAGCCACAGGGGTCCACAGGGTGTATGTAGCTTACACTCCCAGAAGCTCCAGCTCTTCTGCTTAGAGGATgagtgtctggtgtgtgtggagtgtgtgtcgGAGCACGCAGACCACAGCTTCTGCTCTGTGGAGAAGGCAGCAggtcagaggagggagggattcAGACCCCAACTGGAGGCCCTGCAGAAGAAAATGGCTGCCTTTAGCAAAGCTGAGCTCACCTGTGACAAAATGGTTGCTCACATCAGGGTACAAACCCAGAGAGCAGAAAGGCAGATAAAGGAGGAGTTTGAGAAGCTACACTGCTTCCTGAGggatgaggaggtggagagacTAGGTGCgctgaaggaggaagaggaggagaataaCAAAAGGATGAAGGAGAGAGTAGACGAGATAAGTGAGATCATGTCATCTCTGTTAGACACAATTAGGGCTGTGGAGGAGAAACTGGCAGTGGATGACGATGTGTCGTTCCTGCAGAGCTACAAAATGATAATGGAGAGAACGCAGAGTGTGCCTGAGGACCCACAGTTGGGCTCAAGAGCACTGATCGACTTGGCCAAACACCTGGGCAACCTCAGTTTCCAAGTCTGGGAGAAGATGCAGAAGGCAGTGAAATACACACCTGTGGTTCTAGACCCAAACACTGCacatcccagtctctctctatctgaagATCTGACCAGCCTAAGATCTGAAGATAAACCACAGTCTTTCCCAGACAACCCAGAGAGGTTTGATTTTTATTGTGACATCTTGGGTTCAGAGGGGTTCACTTCAGGGACACACTCCTGGGATGTGGAAGTCGGAGAAAGTGATGACTGGAGTGTAGGAGTGGCCAGCGAGTCTGTTAGTAGGAAGATAGATAAAGAAAGTGGATTATGGGCTGTTGGGGTACATGATGGTGAACCTCATAACATGAAGAAAAAGACACAGAGGATTAGAGTTTCCTGGGACAAACGGGAGGTGTCCTTCTTTGGTCTTAGTCCACATATTCACAAACTCAAAACAATTCAGCACAAATGTACAGAAAGGATGTATCCACACTTTTATTTGCACAGTGGTCAAACACTGCAGATCCTTCCAGGGAAAGTCTCTCTGAAGGTGGAAAACCATAGTGTATGA